AATTCATTCAGGTTGTAGTTTTTGGTTGAATTCATCTCACTGGTTTATCTAGCCCGTTAGATGGGGacacaaaataaatatcagtGTTTTAAGGGGTTAAATTCCAAACAGACTGGAATGATGCAGCGCTACAGAGGATTGAGCCACTGGATTTAATGTTAGATTTTCCTTATAACTGTGTTAATTGTTAAATGCATCTGAGTTTGCTTCACTTTTCATGTTTATTCTAGAACACTGTGTTATCGAAGGATGATGGCAAGTTAAGCAGTTCAAGAGCCTTTTTCTCTGATTTGGTCAGAGGGAGGTCTTCGGCTGGAGTACATAAGATGGAGAACCTCTAACAAAGAAGAATATTGGTTTTAATAAAAGATGAAAGGAAACAGTTTTTTGGAAATTTATATTCATACACAAATAGCTCACCTGTCGCAGTGTACCAGGAGTGGTGCTCAGATTGTACAGCATCCAGAAGGGAACCATGAGCGTAGAGGAGAGTGTAAACCACCAGCCTAGAGCATAACCCCACCATGGATACTCTAGTGTGTTGTTGAACTTCAGTGGAGTGTATTTGACCAAGGAGAAAATAAACGTTCCCTGAAAATTACAATGGAAGAGGTAAATATGGAATAAATTACATACTACGTGGGGAATGGAAACCCATCTCATGAGGCTCCTAGTCCACAGTTTTTCTGCTTATGTTAACGCCAGTGGTGGCTCAGCGCTCTATGGTCATTGAGTCATTGAGTCAGCAGAGAGTCAGCAGAGTGTTGGAGACTTTTACACACTATGCAGTCAGCAACCTTGCTCTGTAACTTCATGTGGTCTGACGCCATCAGTTGCTGTGGTGCTTAACCTAACAATTTTTCAAAAGTAACACTTAGTCATGGAATATCTAGGAAGGAAGAAATTTCATGAATTTCATGACATGTTGCAAAGGTGGGACCCTATGACATTACCATGCTCAAATTCAGTAAGCTCTTCCCATTCATTCACAAATAATGGGAGACTGCATGGCTAGCTGCACACCCAAAACTGTTGGCTAGTAAATGCTAAAATGATACTTCCCCATCAAGGATTTTTGTCTTGGTTCATTACTAAAAATAACCAAATAATGTGATTTTACTTTGATGAATTATAAATGCTGGAACaaatactgacattttttactttcagatggagagttttttttttttttaccagctcACAGAATTAATCCTAACTTAAGTAATGAAGTCAGTCAGAGTTAATAACATATTGCACTAACAGCTACCATTTAGGTCAGCAAAACTGATGATCACCTACTAGATAAGAGAGTTTGTCTCGATTAATAATGTCTGTCTGACATTACTGACATGTGCTGTGCAAGAATGGGCGGGAAGACCTGCAGAGCATTACTAACTTTTGCTGCAACTCACCGTGCAAATTACTGGAGTGACATATTTCAAACAGTACTTTATTAGGGGTAAAGGCTTGTATCCAATCATGTCCTCTAAGTTGTCATAAAATCGGTCTGCACCTGTGaaaagatggaaacacagagTTGAGGAAAAATTTGTTTCATTATGAAGACACTTTGATATTTTTGTAATTCATGAACTTACCATATACCCATCCAACACCTACAGACTGCAGTACGGCAATGAGAAGTAAAGTCATTCCACTGCAGGCATAGTAGTCAAACACCTGGAAGATGTATAGTCCACCCTGTGTGTGGAGCAGTTTCATTAGCTTTCGAGCtttagcatataaaataaatgcagttaTTGTGACAAACATGTGACTTTTAAATTTGTTCTTACCTCTGTAACCATCACAAGGCCGATGAGGAAACTGACAACACTGACAGCAAGCAGCAAGAGTTTACGTCGGTGGCCGACATGGAAGAAGGCTGGATTCATGTCGGAAATGGCTGTTGTGAGAGCTTCCAAAcccacaaactgaaacacaaacctCTAAGTTATATACTTAccattaaaaatgcataatttTTGCTCAAGATTAAACTGTTTTAATCTGCATCTCAATAGAGATCCTGCGCCAGGCCTGAGCCAGATAACAATCATATTTAGTGGAACGTAAGTaagtttaaaattgtttttaaaaaaatttaaatttccATTTCAATTTATTTCAGTTGTCCCTCCcccttcaccccccccccccaccaaaaaaccccaaaacaaaacaaaacaaaacaaaacaaaacagagcttACCTCACTGTCCAGCCCCAGCAAGATGATCATAACGAAAAAAAATACTGCCCAGATCTGAGGAAAAGGCATCATGGCGACGGCTCGAGGATAGGCAATGAATGCCAAGCCAGGACCTGCAGAGAATAAGAGAATACAGTGGAAACGGAAGCCCAACCTGCTACTAACCAGTTATACCTAACAGAGGTCGGTGAGAGTATACACGCATATATTGATTGTAAGGTGTAAAGTGTAGCTGGCATTTATCCTCTTCTAAAAACAGATGAGAAACGCCATCCACTGCACATACAAAGACAAGCTTGTAACATTCTCCCATACGAACATGTAAATAATATTACATCCATAAATGCTGTCAGGTCTAAATTGTTCATTGTAAAGCTCCTTGTATcttttcacactttcttttaTAAACTCACCTGACTCTGCCACTTTGGATATATCTGTGTTCTGCTCATATGCCATGAATCCAAGTGCAGAGAATATGGCAAAGCCAGCAACAAAGCTGGTCCCACTGTTCAGAaggcacaaatacacacaatccctaaaataaaaagagaacaaattacatcaaattattttgtattaaagTCAGTAAgggtttataataataataataataatgataatggattgcatttatatagcgattttcgagaccctcaaagcgctttacaattccactattcattcactctcacattcacacactggtggaggcagctatagctgtagccacagctgccctggggcagactgacagaagcgaggctgccatatcgcgccatcggccctgtcatggtcctgagtctgacaactcagtgttttgtgtttctttatattattcTATGTTCTTGTTTATTCTGTTATGTCTTTTGTTTAGGTTTGTTATGTGTTAGGGTTTTGTTTCATGCAtgtctgtgttccctctgtctatCCATGGTGTCACTGTGTCTGCTCGTGAGTCTGTCTGTTAAGTTCAGTGTCTTGTCTGGtcctctgtgtctgttagtttcctgttttattctgaaggtccttgtctcatgtgagtgtgttcaaattacgtttcccctgtctcgtcatctgtccaggtgtgttcccctcctgtctcccatcccttgattactgctgtgtgtatttaagccctgtgtctTCTCCCAcatgttgccggttcgtctgtgttaaTTCCCTGTGTTTCCTCCAGCGCTCCAGTTAGCGCTTCAGGTTCGTTTTGTTAGTTTTCTACAGTTTAGGTTATGCTTAGTTTCCTACACACCTCCGCcgtttctgtttgtatctcCACCTTCTCAATAAAAACTCCCCTGTATCTcagctgcctgcatcttgggtcctcatTAAATTCCACACGGCTCATCCTGCAAGCCTTGAtaggcccctctggccaacaccagcaggcgataggtgaagtgtcttgcccaaggacacaacgaccaagacagacagagcaggggatcgaactggcaaccttctggttacaagatgagcttcccaatccCCTGAACCACGGTTTGCATGTTTCTTGCCTAACTGTGACACACAACCTGTTTTTTTCCATATCAGTAGCTCATGGCATGACACATGACTCAAGGGAGATATTTTTGGATAATGGTAAATAGAAGAAGAAAGTTATTAGTGTTAGTGAAAAGCATTAAAGAAACCTGCTTTTTCCAGTTTTGTCATAAtgattttatatgttttatgttacattcttcttctttcattaaaACTGTGATATTTTGTGATATtcttacattaaaaaacaaaaaacattttacttaCTTGTAGCAGTCATTGTTGTACTTATTATAGCTGCCAAGTGCAATTAGACACCCAATGCAAATAGCATaggaataaaatatttgtgtgcCAGCATCCATCCAcacctgcaaaagaaaaaaaggtcatttCCCCACCCCTACATTCAATTacatgagaattttttttttattgtgtgtgtgtgtgtgtgtgtgtgtgttggactgCACATAGTGCATCTGTACAGAACATTTGCTAATGTTTTACCCTATGTGACATCAGCAAAGCAATCATCTGCAAATGCACTGAAAGTTTTAACACAGTCTAACACACATAAGTAACCCATCACTGTTTGTAAGAAGTTTGATGATGCAACATGGTTATGCAGGAGTTAAAGAGTAAAACCACATTTTATTTAGAGTGGGAAGTCATGAATGGTGTTTGTACCTGGGGATCAGCGAGACGGGATGGATCTGGGTACAGGTAAAACTTGATCCCATCTATGGCCCCAGGCAACGTGAGTCCACGAACAAGCAACACCACCAGCATCACATATGGAAATGTGGCAGTAAAATAAACTACCTGCAGAGGAGGAATGATGTGGCCAAGTTATGAACATTCACTGCCGATATTATGTAATCACACTCACTCTGTGCTTCAGAACATACACCGAACACTGCTTAACCTCACATTGAAGCTTTAGTTTCACACAGTGTATCTCAAACTAAACACATGCTGctgattttttctttattcttgcCACCCAGGGAAAACTGCAGTTCACTACTCCTTAAGTCTAACGCACAGTTTAAATTTTCAAGAAAGCAAATTGCAGCTTTAGATTAAAGAAAATCTTTCTGACAGcttcttttgcctttttaatGCTGGCACAACACTGTTTGCAGCTAAATGCTGTCTGCACATTACCTTGTTCAAAATACTAAATCTTGCAGGATTTGCAGCTCTCAGCAAGTAACGTCATGTTCACCGTTTATTTAGTTGGCATGCTAACAGTTAATCAACAAATACAGAGTACATCTGCAGATGAAGAGGATCAAAAGAAGATCAGAAAACTGATTACAGTTCAACTTCATATCATGAAACTCACTGCTATCTGGCATAGATACTACTATCAAATCAGGTCTAAGTGCAACACtcccatttatttttaaatggggTAATCAAATTTAATTAGTAAGTATGTTTCAATGATTACATACCTTATATAACTATTTTAGCATAAAATCCAGCATATAGCCGTGTAAATCATTCTGCTTTAGTGGTACAAAGAGTGCAACAAGTTGAAAGAGGAAGTTTTTACTGATATCACAGGTCTGCAACTTTGTATTCtgcttttgtatttattaaaaataaacaccgTCATTGTTGCATAAAATACAATCTCTTATCTGCCCTGCCCTGGTGTGCGTATGTAGCTCATGTCCACCctcaataaatacataaacagtGACAATCAATGAATGGGAAGGAAAGGGGACAAAGGATAAAGCCAGGGAAGCAAAGATGATTACTAAGAAACATGTTTGTGGCATGTTCTTCATGATATTTCAGAAAGATACTTCATCTCCATCTATTTTAACCTGGCCTGCTGCTGGTTGTACCTTTAATTTAAGTGCAGTGGGAACAAAAGTTTGGGCTTAGCTTGATATCTTTGAATCATAAAGGACTAATAATGTTGGCTCATATTTATGGTTAGCCTTAAACTGTGTACAATCACATCCTGTCTCTAATAGGTAATTAAACTATAAAGATAGAGGCATGTTTGGTGTGTAACATATTACTGTGTTTTTAGGCACTAGCAGATTCTGTTATTTGTTACACTGTGTACCAGAAGGAAATAAAAGTATTAAGCCCATGTCTTACCTTCCCAGTAGACTTGACACCTTTCCACACACAAAAGTAACAGATGATCCAGGACAACAAAAGGCACAAAGCCAACTCCCATCGAATATTGCCCAACTCATTGATGTTTCCAGTTATATTCAAAACTCTTCGCCTGCAGTTGACAGTTAGTGATGGTCATAACTCACAAATGCCGATTCACTTGTCCAAATAATGCCTTAAAAGTTTTTGGATTTTGGAAAAGTTACTCACTCCCAAAACTCTCTCACTGGTGAAGTTGCATTTTCATGTACAGTCATGTTGAAATAATCAGCCTTTC
This DNA window, taken from Astatotilapia calliptera chromosome 5, fAstCal1.2, whole genome shotgun sequence, encodes the following:
- the LOC113022246 gene encoding sodium- and chloride-dependent GABA transporter 2-like, which gives rise to MEKPHDPDDNFKLDKGTAEPEPSTHTRGQWSSKIEFLLAVAGQIIGLGNVWRFPYLCYKNGGGVFFIPYILFLFACGIPLFLLETSLGQYTKQGGITCWKKICPLFEGLGYCSEVVVLYSSIYYIIILAWAFLYLFSSFNSELPWASCKNSWNTETCVEFDRKADYFNMTVHENATSPVREFWERRVLNITGNINELGNIRWELALCLLLSWIICYFCVWKGVKSTGKVVYFTATFPYVMLVVLLVRGLTLPGAIDGIKFYLYPDPSRLADPQVWMDAGTQIFYSYAICIGCLIALGSYNKYNNDCYKDCVYLCLLNSGTSFVAGFAIFSALGFMAYEQNTDISKVAESGPGLAFIAYPRAVAMMPFPQIWAVFFFVMIILLGLDSEFVGLEALTTAISDMNPAFFHVGHRRKLLLLAVSVVSFLIGLVMVTEGGLYIFQVFDYYACSGMTLLLIAVLQSVGVGWVYGADRFYDNLEDMIGYKPLPLIKYCLKYVTPVICTGTFIFSLVKYTPLKFNNTLEYPWWGYALGWWFTLSSTLMVPFWMLYNLSTTPGTLRQRFSILCTPAEDLPLTKSEKKALELLNLPSSFDNTVF